In Hoeflea ulvae, one genomic interval encodes:
- a CDS encoding efflux RND transporter permease subunit produces MSAGGTSGRGRAGGRGLVSTFIRHPNAANLLMVLMILFGAFSIARINTQFFPTIDRPTISIGVAWSGASAEDVETNILALIEPEVRYVSGVDRMTSTAAEGSATVRLEFTESTDMTQAMTDVETAVKAVGNLPEDSEEPTISRSVFFDSVAKLAVFGAADEVVKRTWAKRIRDDLIDRGIDKINFTGLRSAEIRIEVPEIELRRLDMKISDVSTAIAANSRDLPSGTVEGAVDRQLRTLADAQGARELADVEVKSFTGGEKVLLGDIATITDGFDADDTRGLAGGSPAIELDVRRAPTADTLKTAAILSGYIEEITPQLPPGVELATYEVASDALAARIWLLVKNGLGGLLVVVAILFVFLNARIAFWVAAGIPVAMLATIGFMYASGQTINMMSLFSLIMMLGIIVDDAIVVGEHTATRLELGDDPQTAAENGVSMMFTPVIAAMSTTLAAFAPILLIGDTIGQMMAVLPMVVIAVLVASLLECFLILPGHLANSLAGRKAPGWSWWRQFLIALVLMVFLIGVSGRLAVDLALGASDSGLRSAARDYAGLPAAARMAIVVTVSLALATLMEWGLLALRRRKADKNGRVEAAGESRFRRAFDAGFDRFRTGPFSRLVQLAWDWRYVTLSIALVMVMVLAIGLVRSGRVEFVFFPSPEAENINGTLIFNAGLPEDTALKAIAAHEQALRRADIALAGDGPSSIRAVFTTFGASSRSGSATARIQVQLTTSEERDVRTPDIVNAWRKAAPDVAGVSRFTVAQSRGGPPGRDIEVRLQGDRVAALKTAAADVVALLSGINGITGLDDNLPRGKPELVMELTPQGAALGFSIEDVGRQIRNAFDGAVPFRFPRGSDEVTVRLVQVPASPGAQALRDFELQSPGGTFVPLSEVVEMTDRQGFSAIQRRDGKSTISVTGDIDTAVTTTGAVVEQLTASGSLDLVAARHGVSYSFGGRSEEQENAFADLRIGVAVALSVIYIILAWVFASYWRPIAVLLIIPFGVVGAIFGHWVLGYQLTILSFIGLLGLAGILVNDSIILVDRLEERRASGDSLAEAAVGASRDRLRAVLLTSLTTIGGLLPLLYETSLQAQFLLPMAITIVFGLAMTTLLVLFLVPALVGIGDDFARALSFLYGRRPAAGRA; encoded by the coding sequence ATGAGCGCCGGCGGCACCTCCGGCCGCGGGCGGGCTGGCGGTCGCGGCTTGGTCAGCACGTTCATCCGGCACCCCAATGCGGCCAATCTGCTGATGGTGCTGATGATCCTGTTCGGCGCTTTCTCGATTGCCCGCATCAACACGCAGTTTTTCCCCACCATCGACAGGCCGACCATCAGCATCGGCGTCGCCTGGTCTGGCGCCAGCGCCGAGGATGTCGAGACCAACATCCTGGCCCTGATCGAGCCGGAAGTGCGCTATGTCTCCGGCGTTGACCGGATGACCTCCACTGCCGCCGAGGGCTCCGCCACGGTGCGGCTCGAGTTCACCGAATCCACCGACATGACCCAGGCGATGACCGACGTCGAAACAGCGGTCAAGGCGGTGGGCAATCTGCCCGAGGATTCCGAGGAGCCGACGATATCAAGGTCGGTGTTCTTCGACAGTGTCGCCAAGCTTGCCGTGTTTGGCGCCGCCGACGAGGTGGTCAAGCGCACCTGGGCCAAGCGCATCCGCGATGACCTGATTGATCGCGGCATCGACAAGATCAATTTCACCGGCCTGCGCAGCGCCGAGATCCGCATCGAGGTGCCGGAGATCGAACTCCGGCGGCTGGACATGAAGATCTCCGATGTCTCGACCGCGATTGCCGCCAACAGCCGTGACCTCCCCTCGGGAACGGTGGAAGGCGCCGTCGACCGTCAGTTGCGGACCCTGGCGGATGCCCAGGGCGCGCGCGAACTCGCCGATGTCGAGGTCAAATCCTTCACCGGCGGCGAAAAGGTGCTGCTCGGCGACATCGCCACCATCACCGACGGTTTCGATGCCGACGACACCCGCGGCCTGGCGGGTGGATCGCCGGCGATCGAGCTCGATGTCCGGCGTGCGCCCACCGCCGACACGCTCAAGACCGCGGCGATCCTGTCGGGCTATATCGAGGAGATCACGCCGCAACTGCCGCCCGGCGTCGAGCTGGCTACCTATGAGGTTGCCTCCGACGCGCTCGCCGCGCGGATCTGGCTGCTGGTCAAGAACGGGCTCGGCGGGTTGCTGGTGGTGGTGGCGATCCTGTTCGTCTTCCTCAATGCCCGCATTGCCTTCTGGGTCGCCGCCGGCATTCCGGTGGCGATGCTCGCAACGATCGGCTTCATGTATGCCTCCGGCCAGACCATCAACATGATGTCGCTGTTCTCGCTGATCATGATGCTCGGCATCATTGTCGATGACGCCATTGTCGTGGGCGAACACACCGCGACCCGGCTGGAGCTGGGCGACGATCCGCAAACGGCGGCGGAGAACGGCGTCAGCATGATGTTCACCCCGGTGATCGCGGCGATGTCGACAACGCTGGCCGCCTTTGCCCCGATCCTGCTGATCGGCGACACCATCGGCCAGATGATGGCGGTGCTGCCGATGGTGGTGATCGCAGTTCTGGTCGCAAGCCTGCTTGAGTGCTTTCTGATCCTGCCAGGGCATCTGGCCAATTCGCTGGCTGGGCGCAAAGCGCCGGGCTGGTCCTGGTGGCGCCAGTTCCTGATTGCGCTGGTGCTGATGGTGTTCCTCATCGGCGTCTCCGGGCGTCTGGCCGTCGATCTGGCGCTGGGAGCGAGCGATTCCGGCCTGCGATCTGCGGCGCGTGACTATGCCGGCTTGCCCGCGGCTGCGCGCATGGCCATTGTGGTGACGGTGTCGCTGGCCCTGGCGACCTTGATGGAATGGGGTCTGCTGGCCCTGCGGCGGCGGAAAGCCGACAAGAATGGCCGCGTCGAGGCTGCCGGTGAGAGCCGTTTCCGCCGCGCCTTCGACGCCGGCTTTGACCGGTTCCGCACCGGGCCCTTCTCGCGTCTGGTTCAACTGGCCTGGGACTGGCGTTACGTCACGCTCTCCATCGCGCTGGTCATGGTGATGGTTCTCGCCATCGGCCTGGTCCGCTCGGGACGTGTCGAATTCGTGTTCTTTCCGTCACCGGAAGCCGAAAATATCAACGGCACGCTGATCTTCAATGCCGGCTTGCCTGAAGACACGGCACTCAAGGCAATCGCCGCGCATGAACAGGCCCTGCGCCGGGCCGACATCGCACTGGCCGGAGACGGGCCGTCCTCGATACGTGCGGTTTTCACCACCTTCGGGGCGTCAAGCCGCAGCGGCAGCGCCACGGCCCGCATCCAGGTGCAGCTCACCACCTCGGAAGAGCGCGACGTGCGCACCCCGGACATTGTCAATGCCTGGCGCAAGGCAGCTCCGGACGTGGCCGGCGTGAGCCGGTTCACCGTTGCGCAATCGCGCGGCGGACCTCCGGGCAGAGACATCGAGGTGCGGCTGCAGGGGGATCGGGTGGCGGCGCTCAAAACCGCGGCGGCCGATGTGGTTGCGCTGTTGTCGGGCATCAACGGCATCACCGGGCTTGATGACAATCTTCCCCGGGGCAAGCCGGAGCTTGTCATGGAACTGACCCCGCAGGGTGCAGCGCTCGGCTTTTCGATCGAGGATGTCGGCCGGCAGATCCGCAATGCCTTTGACGGGGCGGTGCCGTTCCGCTTCCCGCGCGGCAGTGACGAGGTCACCGTGCGTCTCGTTCAGGTGCCGGCGTCGCCCGGTGCGCAGGCGCTGCGCGACTTTGAACTCCAAAGCCCCGGCGGCACCTTCGTGCCGTTGTCGGAAGTAGTCGAGATGACCGACCGACAGGGGTTCTCCGCGATCCAGCGCCGCGACGGCAAAAGCACCATCTCGGTCACCGGCGACATTGACACGGCGGTGACCACCACCGGCGCGGTGGTGGAGCAACTGACGGCCAGCGGCAGCCTTGACCTGGTGGCGGCGCGCCACGGCGTCAGCTATTCCTTCGGCGGACGCTCGGAGGAGCAGGAAAACGCATTCGCCGATCTCAGGATCGGCGTCGCCGTGGCGCTCAGCGTCATCTATATCATTCTGGCCTGGGTATTCGCGAGCTACTGGCGGCCGATCGCGGTCTTGCTGATCATCCCCTTTGGCGTCGTCGGCGCGATCTTCGGCCACTGGGTGCTGGGCTATCAGCTCACCATCCTGTCCTTTATCGGCCTGCTCGGGCTGGCGGGCATTCTGGTCAATGATTCCATCATCCTGGTCGACCGGCTGGAGGAGCGCCGCGCGTCGGGCGACAGCCTTGCCGAAGCCGCCGTCGGCGCCAGCCGCGACCGCTTGCGCGCGGTGCTGTTGACTTCACTGACCACCATCGGCGGGCTGTTGCCGCTGCTTTACGAGACCAGCCTGCAGGCCCAGTTCCTGCTGCCGATGGCCATCACCATCGTCTTCGGCCTCGCCATGACCACGCTTCTGGTGTTGTTCCTGGTGCCGGCACTGGTCGGCATCGGGGATGATTTTGCCCGCGCTCTGTCGTTCCTTTATGGCCGCCGTCCGGCAGCGGGCCGCGCCTGA
- a CDS encoding TrkH family potassium uptake protein — MTALSDLRPVMLVTGVLVAALGAAMLLPALVDLAADNDDWIIFVSAAMVTMLFGLGLFVASRGAPKGLSTRQAMLMTVFSWLMLVTFGALPFLWSGIVPSYTDAFFESMSGLTTTGATVITGLDSTPPGLLFWRGLLQWLGGLGIIVMAIAVLPMLQIGGMQLFKAEAFDTAEKILPRATQISTSITLVFIAMTGICAVAYMAVGMAADDAVIHAMTTVATGGFSTKDASIGYFNNPAVEWIAIVFMVLGSIPFILYVQMLQGRFRPFLVDDQVKGFMGFLAGAVIAGWMMAHFSENHIGVEGLRHSAFNVVSIVTGTGYSSTDYGLWGPHAVAFFFIIMFVGGCAGSTSCGIKIFRFQVLLEAIRQHISQVMYPHGVFRARFNGKPIEQRVIASVMSFFFLFMASFILLAILLRLSGLDTTTALSGAGTALSNVGPGLGEIIGPSGNFKSLSDLQKWLLAGGMLLGRLELFTVLVLFLPRFWRS; from the coding sequence TTGACGGCTCTTTCCGATCTTCGGCCTGTCATGCTGGTCACCGGCGTGCTCGTCGCGGCCCTGGGTGCGGCGATGCTGCTGCCGGCGCTGGTCGATCTGGCGGCAGACAATGACGACTGGATCATCTTTGTCAGCGCGGCCATGGTCACCATGCTGTTCGGGCTCGGCCTGTTTGTCGCCAGCCGTGGCGCGCCAAAGGGGCTTTCGACCCGGCAGGCCATGCTGATGACGGTGTTTTCCTGGCTGATGCTGGTCACCTTCGGCGCGCTGCCGTTTTTGTGGTCGGGCATCGTGCCGAGCTACACCGACGCCTTCTTTGAATCCATGTCCGGGCTGACCACCACCGGGGCCACGGTGATCACCGGTCTCGACAGCACCCCGCCGGGCCTGCTGTTCTGGCGCGGACTGCTGCAATGGCTCGGCGGTCTCGGGATCATCGTGATGGCGATCGCCGTGCTGCCGATGCTGCAGATCGGCGGCATGCAGCTGTTCAAGGCCGAGGCCTTCGACACGGCCGAGAAAATCCTGCCGCGCGCCACCCAGATCTCGACATCGATCACGCTGGTGTTCATCGCCATGACCGGAATCTGCGCTGTCGCCTATATGGCGGTCGGCATGGCCGCCGACGACGCGGTGATCCATGCCATGACCACGGTGGCGACGGGCGGTTTTTCCACCAAGGATGCCTCCATCGGCTATTTCAACAATCCGGCTGTCGAGTGGATTGCGATCGTGTTCATGGTGCTGGGCTCGATTCCCTTCATTCTCTATGTGCAGATGCTGCAGGGACGGTTCCGGCCCTTCCTTGTCGATGACCAGGTCAAGGGCTTCATGGGCTTTCTCGCCGGCGCGGTGATCGCCGGCTGGATGATGGCCCATTTCAGCGAGAACCATATCGGGGTCGAGGGATTGCGGCACTCCGCCTTCAACGTGGTCTCGATTGTCACCGGAACCGGATATTCCTCCACGGATTACGGCCTCTGGGGGCCGCATGCGGTGGCGTTCTTCTTCATCATCATGTTTGTCGGCGGCTGCGCCGGCTCGACCTCCTGCGGCATCAAGATCTTCCGCTTCCAGGTGCTGCTCGAGGCGATCCGCCAGCATATTTCGCAAGTGATGTATCCCCACGGGGTGTTCCGCGCCCGCTTCAACGGCAAGCCGATCGAGCAGCGGGTCATCGCTTCGGTGATGAGCTTCTTCTTCCTGTTCATGGCCTCCTTCATCCTGCTGGCGATCTTGCTCAGGTTGAGCGGGCTGGACACGACGACGGCGCTGTCGGGAGCGGGAACCGCCTTGTCCAATGTCGGTCCGGGGCTGGGCGAAATCATCGGCCCATCCGGCAATTTCAAATCCCTGAGCGATCTGCAGAAATGGCTGCTTGCCGGCGGCATGTTGCTCGGCCGGCTGGAACTGTTCACCGTTCTGGTGCTGTTTCTGCCGCGGTTCTGGCGGTCCTGA
- the apaG gene encoding Co2+/Mg2+ efflux protein ApaG, whose translation MYRALTREIEVTVEPYYLEDQSDPEDGRYVWGYRVVIANHSDKVVQLRSRHWRITDEYGIVDDVRGPGVVGEQPVLGPGDTYEYSSGCPLDAPSGVMVGSYQMQSAEGELFDVEIPAFSLDLPGMARTLN comes from the coding sequence ATGTACCGCGCGCTGACCCGTGAGATCGAAGTGACCGTGGAGCCGTATTATCTCGAGGACCAGTCGGACCCCGAGGATGGCCGCTATGTATGGGGTTACCGCGTCGTGATCGCAAACCATTCCGACAAGGTCGTCCAGCTTCGCAGCCGGCATTGGCGGATCACCGACGAATACGGCATTGTCGACGATGTCCGCGGCCCCGGTGTGGTCGGCGAACAGCCGGTGCTCGGCCCCGGCGACACCTATGAATATTCCTCCGGTTGCCCGCTGGATGCGCCTTCGGGGGTCATGGTCGGCTCCTACCAGATGCAATCGGCCGAAGGTGAGCTGTTCGATGTCGAGATTCCGGCCTTCTCGCTGGACCTGCCCGGCATGGCAAGAACGCTGAATTGA
- a CDS encoding CDP-alcohol phosphatidyltransferase family protein: MMDGTARKLIQPGLDRVGRWLASRGVSADHVTLFACLLGLAAAGLIASGYLGAALVLILVSRICDGLDGSVARASRKTDFGGYLDITLDFAFYGVIPLGFVILDPAANGLAGAALIFSFYVNGASFLAYAVVAEKRGLSTTARGVKSIYFTTGLAEASETIFVFVLFCLWPAWFAPVAWVFAAICLYTALSRIIQARAEFPNEPSQS, encoded by the coding sequence ATGATGGACGGAACCGCACGCAAATTGATCCAGCCCGGCCTCGACCGGGTCGGCAGATGGCTGGCCAGCCGGGGTGTCAGCGCCGACCATGTGACGCTGTTTGCCTGCCTGCTTGGCCTCGCCGCGGCCGGGCTGATCGCGTCGGGATATCTCGGCGCGGCGCTGGTGCTGATCCTTGTCAGCCGGATCTGTGACGGGCTGGATGGATCCGTGGCGCGGGCCTCGCGGAAGACCGATTTTGGCGGCTATCTGGATATCACCCTGGATTTTGCGTTTTACGGCGTCATTCCGCTGGGATTTGTCATCCTTGACCCGGCAGCCAACGGCCTGGCCGGGGCAGCGCTGATCTTTTCATTCTATGTCAATGGCGCGAGCTTTCTGGCCTATGCGGTCGTGGCTGAAAAACGCGGCCTCAGCACCACCGCGCGCGGGGTGAAATCGATCTATTTCACCACCGGTCTCGCCGAAGCCAGCGAGACCATCTTCGTGTTCGTGCTGTTCTGCCTGTGGCCGGCCTGGTTTGCACCGGTGGCCTGGGTGTTTGCCGCCATCTGCCTCTACACCGCGCTGTCGCGGATCATCCAGGCGAGGGCAGAGTTTCCCAATGAGCCGTCACAGTCCTGA
- a CDS encoding O-succinylhomoserine sulfhydrylase — MTSTRQFRPATQLVHGGTSRSGFGETSEAIFLTQGFVYDSAEAAEARFKGEDPGFVYSRYANPTNDMFEKRMCLMEGAEDARATASGMAAISAALLCQLKAGDHVVSARALFGSCRWVVETLLPQYGIESTLVDGRDLANFEAAIRPNTKVFFLESPTNPTLEVVDIAGVAKLANQIGAKLVVDNVFATPLMQKPLELGAHVVAYSATKHIDGQGRCLGGVILSDKDWIDEHLHDFFRHTGPSLSPFNAWTLLKGLETLPLRVRQQTENATKVADFLADHPAIARVIYPGRADHPQADICAKQMKGGSTLVAIELKGGKAAAFAMQNKLEVVKLSNNLGDTKSLITHPATTTHKNLVEEARAELGIGPGVLRLSVGIEDADDLIEDFDHALSGL; from the coding sequence ATGACAAGCACCCGACAATTCCGCCCCGCCACCCAACTTGTGCATGGCGGCACCAGCCGTTCAGGATTTGGCGAGACATCCGAAGCAATCTTTCTGACGCAGGGCTTTGTCTATGACAGCGCCGAGGCGGCGGAAGCGCGATTCAAGGGCGAGGACCCGGGATTCGTCTATTCCCGCTACGCAAACCCGACCAATGACATGTTCGAAAAGCGCATGTGCCTGATGGAAGGCGCCGAAGATGCGCGCGCCACCGCGTCGGGCATGGCGGCGATTTCGGCGGCATTGCTGTGCCAGCTCAAGGCAGGCGACCACGTGGTTTCGGCCCGCGCGCTGTTCGGCTCCTGCCGCTGGGTGGTGGAGACACTGCTGCCGCAATACGGCATTGAATCCACCCTGGTGGATGGCCGCGATCTGGCCAATTTCGAAGCCGCGATCCGGCCCAACACCAAGGTGTTCTTCCTCGAAAGCCCGACCAATCCTACGCTTGAGGTGGTCGATATTGCCGGCGTGGCAAAGCTCGCCAACCAGATCGGCGCCAAGCTTGTGGTCGACAATGTCTTTGCCACCCCGCTGATGCAGAAGCCGCTGGAACTGGGCGCCCATGTGGTGGCCTATTCGGCGACCAAGCACATTGACGGCCAGGGCCGGTGTCTCGGCGGCGTGATCCTGTCGGACAAGGACTGGATCGACGAGCATCTGCACGACTTCTTCCGGCACACCGGTCCGTCGCTGTCGCCGTTCAATGCCTGGACCCTGCTCAAGGGCCTGGAAACATTGCCGCTCAGGGTGCGGCAGCAGACCGAGAATGCGACGAAGGTGGCTGATTTCCTGGCCGACCATCCGGCGATTGCGCGGGTGATCTATCCCGGACGCGCCGACCATCCCCAGGCCGATATCTGTGCCAAGCAGATGAAGGGCGGATCAACCCTGGTGGCAATCGAGCTCAAGGGCGGCAAGGCCGCTGCATTTGCGATGCAGAACAAGCTTGAGGTGGTCAAGCTCTCCAACAATCTCGGAGACACGAAAAGCCTGATCACGCATCCGGCGACCACCACACACAAGAACCTGGTGGAAGAGGCGCGCGCCGAACTCGGCATCGGGCCCGGCGTGTTGCGGCTTTCGGTGGGGATCGAGGATGCGGATGATCTGATCGAGGATTTCGATCACGCGCTCTCAGGACTGTGA
- a CDS encoding 2'-deoxycytidine 5'-triphosphate deaminase — MAAGILSDRAIQALFDAGKLSSGRALDADQIQPASLDLRLGARAYRVRASFLPGPSARVEDKLQRLSMHEIDLSEGAVLETGCVYMVQLLESLALPPEISASANPKSSTGRLDIFTRVMTDYGQEFDKIAPGYTGPLWLEVSPRTFPIVARTGSRLSQIRFRQGHAVLDEDELSRLHSAETLVASDTPNVSGGGIALSIDLMGQGPDRLIGYRGKHHTAVIDVDKRAAHDVFDFWEPLHNRGSADLILDPDEFYILVSRESVHVPPLYAAEMTPFDPLVGEFRVHYAGFFDPGFGHSDAGGAGSRAVLEVRSHEVPFILEHGQIVGRLIYERMLERPGALYGSGLGSNYQAQGLKLSKHFRA, encoded by the coding sequence GTGGCAGCTGGCATTCTTTCAGACCGCGCAATTCAGGCGCTCTTTGACGCTGGAAAACTCTCCTCCGGCCGCGCTCTTGATGCCGACCAGATCCAGCCCGCCAGCCTCGACCTTCGGCTTGGCGCCCGCGCATACCGGGTGCGCGCCAGCTTCCTGCCGGGCCCGTCTGCCCGCGTAGAAGACAAGCTGCAGCGGCTGAGCATGCACGAGATCGACCTTTCCGAGGGCGCCGTGCTCGAGACCGGTTGCGTCTACATGGTCCAGCTTCTCGAAAGCCTGGCGCTGCCGCCGGAGATTTCGGCTTCCGCCAATCCAAAGAGCTCGACCGGCCGGCTCGATATCTTCACTCGGGTGATGACGGATTACGGCCAGGAGTTCGACAAGATCGCGCCGGGCTACACTGGCCCGCTGTGGCTGGAAGTCAGCCCGCGCACCTTCCCGATCGTGGCGCGCACCGGCTCGCGGCTGTCGCAGATCCGGTTTCGCCAAGGCCACGCGGTGCTTGACGAGGACGAGCTGTCGAGGCTGCACAGCGCCGAAACGCTGGTTGCCTCCGACACACCCAATGTGTCGGGCGGCGGCATCGCGCTGTCGATCGACCTGATGGGGCAGGGGCCTGATCGTCTGATCGGCTATCGCGGCAAGCACCACACCGCCGTCATCGATGTCGACAAGCGCGCAGCCCATGATGTTTTCGATTTCTGGGAGCCGCTGCACAATCGTGGCTCGGCCGACCTGATCCTCGATCCCGATGAATTCTACATTCTGGTCAGCCGGGAATCGGTGCATGTGCCGCCGCTCTATGCGGCGGAAATGACCCCGTTCGATCCGCTGGTCGGCGAGTTCCGTGTGCATTATGCCGGCTTCTTCGATCCCGGGTTCGGTCATTCCGACGCCGGCGGCGCCGGCAGCCGCGCGGTGCTTGAAGTGCGCAGCCACGAAGTGCCCTTCATTCTCGAGCACGGCCAGATCGTCGGCCGGCTGATCTATGAGCGCATGCTGGAGCGCCCGGGCGCGCTCTACGGATCCGGTCTGGGCTCGAATTATCAGGCGCAGGGCCTGAAACTGTCGAAACATTTTCGCGCCTGA
- a CDS encoding ion transporter, producing MSQLKALLTSRRFEFAITALIILNAITLGLETVPEAVERFGGLLSLLDRTILGIFVLEVAARLAVWRLDFFRDPWRVFDFLVVGVALVPATGALSVLRALRILRVLRLISMVPSLKRVVGGLVGALPGMGSIMLLLTLVFYVFSVMATKLYGDSFPDWFGSIPASAYSLFQVMTLESWSMGIVRPVMEVHPMAWAFFIPFIACTTFTVLNLFIGIIVSAMQEEHEAEATADREAMASDQSAMLRELKAIRKELAALRAETGSRVN from the coding sequence ATGTCCCAGCTCAAAGCCCTGCTCACATCCCGGCGTTTCGAATTCGCGATCACCGCGCTGATCATCCTCAATGCGATCACGCTCGGGCTGGAGACAGTGCCCGAGGCGGTGGAACGGTTCGGCGGACTGCTGAGCCTGCTCGACCGGACCATCCTCGGCATCTTCGTGCTGGAAGTGGCAGCGCGGCTTGCGGTCTGGCGGCTCGATTTCTTCCGCGATCCCTGGCGGGTGTTCGACTTTCTGGTGGTCGGGGTGGCACTGGTGCCGGCAACCGGCGCGCTGTCGGTGCTCAGGGCGCTGCGCATTCTCCGGGTGCTCAGGCTCATCAGCATGGTGCCATCGCTGAAACGGGTCGTGGGCGGGCTTGTCGGGGCCTTGCCGGGCATGGGATCGATCATGCTGCTGCTGACGCTGGTGTTCTATGTCTTCTCGGTGATGGCGACCAAGCTGTACGGAGACAGTTTTCCCGATTGGTTCGGCTCGATCCCGGCCTCGGCCTATTCGCTGTTCCAGGTGATGACGCTGGAGAGCTGGTCGATGGGGATCGTCAGGCCGGTGATGGAAGTTCACCCGATGGCGTGGGCCTTCTTCATCCCGTTCATCGCCTGCACCACGTTCACCGTGCTCAACCTGTTCATCGGCATCATCGTGTCGGCCATGCAGGAAGAGCATGAAGCCGAGGCCACGGCTGACCGTGAGGCCATGGCGTCGGACCAGAGCGCGATGCTGAGGGAACTCAAGGCGATCCGTAAGGAGCTGGCGGCCTTGCGCGCCGAGACCGGGTCACGCGTCAACTGA
- a CDS encoding glycosyltransferase family 2 protein has product MAPGAAAAAGREFRRRAADLHHPDRAAQRSRDGPGHRFPDFGAALAQSRLDIKYVCEAEDEATIAALLAQHLGPDSEIVRIPNFGPRTKPKALQYALQGARGSLVAVYDAEDKPAPGQLHEAWNAFCNGGPKLGCLQAPLAIANLRSSWTAGLFALEYSGLFRILVPFLARTGMPIPLGGTSNHFRRSALEEVGGWDPHNVTEDADLGMRLYANGYRTGTLHSATVESAPVSLDVWTRQRTRWFKGWAQTWLVAMRHPVKTCRSLGACGFVVFQLMIAGMLVSALAHPLMFVFIALTMAWLASGGQPHVSTLHHVLMWTDIANIGGSYLTFIATGWRGFTGHERTRLKRRWLLLTPAYWLLMSYAGWRALKQLATNTHLWEKTPHPVSPEWAAVAPSADAAGGVERVKGIEPSS; this is encoded by the coding sequence GTGGCGCCCGGCGCGGCAGCGGCCGCCGGCCGCGAATTCCGACGGCGGGCTGCCGATCTACACCATCCTGATCGCGCTGCGCAACGAAGCCGGGATGGCCCCGGCCATCGTTTCCCGGATTTCGGCGCTGCGCTGGCCCAGAGCCGCCTCGACATCAAATATGTCTGCGAAGCCGAAGACGAGGCCACCATTGCCGCCCTGCTGGCGCAGCATCTCGGTCCCGACAGCGAGATTGTCCGGATCCCGAATTTCGGGCCGCGGACCAAGCCGAAGGCGCTGCAATACGCGCTGCAGGGCGCGCGCGGCTCGCTGGTGGCGGTCTATGACGCCGAGGACAAGCCTGCGCCGGGACAATTGCACGAGGCCTGGAACGCCTTCTGCAACGGAGGCCCAAAGCTGGGCTGCCTGCAGGCCCCTCTGGCGATTGCCAATCTGCGCTCGAGCTGGACCGCCGGGCTGTTCGCCCTCGAATATAGCGGCCTGTTTCGCATTCTGGTGCCGTTCCTGGCCCGCACCGGCATGCCGATCCCGCTGGGCGGCACGTCCAACCATTTCCGCCGCTCGGCGCTGGAAGAGGTTGGCGGCTGGGATCCCCACAATGTCACCGAGGATGCCGATTTGGGCATGCGGCTTTACGCCAATGGCTACCGCACCGGAACGCTGCACAGCGCCACGGTGGAATCCGCGCCGGTGTCGCTCGATGTCTGGACCCGGCAGCGGACCAGATGGTTCAAGGGTTGGGCGCAAACCTGGCTGGTGGCGATGCGGCACCCGGTTAAGACCTGCCGCAGCCTCGGCGCCTGCGGCTTCGTGGTGTTCCAGCTGATGATTGCCGGCATGCTGGTGTCCGCGCTGGCCCATCCGCTGATGTTCGTCTTCATCGCGCTGACCATGGCCTGGCTCGCCTCGGGCGGACAGCCGCATGTCTCGACACTGCACCATGTTTTGATGTGGACCGACATTGCCAATATCGGCGGCAGTTACCTGACCTTCATCGCCACGGGATGGCGCGGCTTTACCGGGCATGAGCGAACACGGCTGAAGCGGCGCTGGCTGTTGCTGACGCCGGCCTATTGGCTGCTGATGTCCTATGCCGGCTGGCGGGCGCTCAAGCAGTTGGCGACCAATACGCATCTTTGGGAAAAGACCCCGCACCCCGTCAGTCCGGAATGGGCCGCAGTCGCGCCATCGGCGGATGCTGCGGGCGGCGTGGAGCGGGTGAAGGGAATCGAACCCTCGTCGTAA